The Tardibacter chloracetimidivorans region TTCACGTCATCGTTGAGCTTCTTGAAGCTTTCGACGAAGGATTCCGCCGACGCAAACCGGCCAAGAAAGCCGAGTTTTTTTTCGTCCTTGGTGAGCGTGGAGCGCCAGTCAGACGCGGCCTCTTGGGTGCCCGTCTCCGTTTGGGTTTCTGTGGTCTGCTGAGTTTCCTGCGCGGTCGTTTCCGTGCTGGTTTCAGCTTCCGTGGTCTGCTCGGCAGTGGTTTCCTGGGTTTCGGCTTCTTCAGCCATTGTCGTCGCCTTTCTTCAGTTTCTGTTTGTCGATCTTGAGCATCTTCACAATCTGGAGGCCGACGAACCGGCGTCCTTCCGCAAAGCATGTGTCCCTGTCGCTGGTGGGGCGGTACGAAAGATCATAGGTTCCGGCCGCCGCCTCGATCACCCAGCGCAAGGCGCGCTGCTGGAGATGCGATGGACAGTCGCCACGGGCGAGCGCCTGAAACGCTTCCACGTCCGCCACATCATAATCGGGCGGAGTGAACGCCTGTGGTGTCTTCACGCCGCCATCGCCTGATTAGCCTCGCCAACCTGTGTCGCCACCTGCGCACCGGCTGACAGGTCTTCCAGCAATGCTTGCGCCTGCTGCTGTTCCTGCTGGCCTTCCACGATCGCATCGGCTTCGTCTTCGGAGCGCAGCCACTTGGCGGGCATACCAACGGAGGACAGCGCATCGCGGAACGCAGTCTTGAAGTCGATTTGCGCGGCAGCCGTAGGATCGACCGGGAGAACCTGGCCCAACAGACCGATGGCCTCCATCATCTTCTGGCCCTTCTGCTTCTCGATCGCGTCGTGAAGCGGGGATTCGAAGCGGAAGCCGATATCAGCACCGCGAAGGGACTGAGGGATTTCTTCGGGCCGTCCGAATGCCCCTGCCCTCAACATCAGGTCGAACGTCGCTTCGCACATCTGGCCGTTGTCTTCGTCTTCAAGCGGCTCGAAGATCGGTGACGCCTGCCGGATATATTCCTGAATGCGTTGCCCAACCTCATAGGCAGTCATTTCCGGCCCGTTCTGGGGAAGTGTCAGAGTGTTGAGGAAAAACGCTTCCTTCAACAGCGCCATCGCGTTCTGTTGCATGTCCAGCCCGAGCGGCAGGCCGGACTTGTCCTGCGTCAATGGGCGGAGAACTTCACCAAGCCTTTCGTCATACTCCGAGTCTACCCATGTGATGCCACCGGCATAGATCGATATATCGGAGCGAATGGCCTCTTGAACCGCGACCATCGGCGGGTTCGTTGCCTTCTCGCCAGCCTCAAGGATCGTGCGCGTCATCGCCTGTAGCAACCGAGCTTCAGGGAGAGCGGCAACTGTTGCTGGAGAATAGGCGTACTGTGACCCGGAAACGGTCTGCCAGCGCGGGATGACGTACATCATGTAGGTCTGTCCCACCGCCTCGATGATGTGCTGGTTCTCCACATCGAGATAGATCGAGACGTATTTAGCCTTGCCCTTGCCGAGATACTCGCCGGCGTACTGATCGGCGGGCATCACGATATGGCGGCAGTTGATTTCCCTGTACGGCTGCTTGTTCGCGCCGATGAGAAGTTCCTTTACCTTGTCGCTGACCTTGCTGCCGAATGTCTGGACGAGATCGCGCGCGGTCGGCTTCCACTTCCGATGAACGGTGTCGATCTTGCCTTCCTCGTTCTCGCACCACGCCACGTCGCGCAGATGCCAGCAGCGATAGAGAAGGCCGGTCGCGTCCTTGTTCAACTCAACCGTCTTCACGCATTGCCCGAAGGCGGCGAGATCGTGATCGCCTTCCTTCGATGCGCGGGTGAACAGTGAGCGCCGGTCGTACATCGCGCGCTTCATGCGCTGCGTTGCCCACTCCAGCCATTCCTTGCCTGGCTGATCCTCACCGTCGTCGTCCATCGTCCGCATGTGGAACCAGTCGATCGACGTTGGCCGCATCATTGTGCCCAAGGCATTTCCGAGATCGCGACGAACGAGAAGCGGATAGCTCGTGCTCAGATGTTCGGCGAACTCATCACCCAATGTGCGGGAGACAGTAAAATCCGCCCTTTCCGCATAGAAGTGGTCAGCGACCTCCTGCCACATCGAGACAAGCGTCGTTCTCTTCGAAAACAGCTTGTCGCCGTGTTCGATGAGCGCCTTTACGTCCATCAGCCGAGCGTGTCCGAAAGGATCGTGCCGGAACCTGTCTGCGCGCGCTTGCGCATCGTCGCCCGCGTTTCTTTATCCGCATTCTCGGCAGGCGTGAGCAGCGGGTTCAAGGGGCCATCATCAGCGGGCGCATTCTTCTTGCCGCCCAGGATCGACTTGGCGACCTTACCAATGCCGACCGCTCCCGCGACCTTCTTAACGCCCTTGATGATCTTCTTCGCCATGTCAGTAGCCCCCCAGGGAATCGCCATCGCTCAGAATCGTGGATTCGCGTCCACCGCGCTTGACCTGCTTGGCGATGCTGCGCTTGCGGGCGAGACGCACCGCCTCATCATCCGCGATCGGCATCACAGGATCAGGAGCCTCGACAGCGGCTT contains the following coding sequences:
- a CDS encoding portal protein, with the protein product MDVKALIEHGDKLFSKRTTLVSMWQEVADHFYAERADFTVSRTLGDEFAEHLSTSYPLLVRRDLGNALGTMMRPTSIDWFHMRTMDDDGEDQPGKEWLEWATQRMKRAMYDRRSLFTRASKEGDHDLAAFGQCVKTVELNKDATGLLYRCWHLRDVAWCENEEGKIDTVHRKWKPTARDLVQTFGSKVSDKVKELLIGANKQPYREINCRHIVMPADQYAGEYLGKGKAKYVSIYLDVENQHIIEAVGQTYMMYVIPRWQTVSGSQYAYSPATVAALPEARLLQAMTRTILEAGEKATNPPMVAVQEAIRSDISIYAGGITWVDSEYDERLGEVLRPLTQDKSGLPLGLDMQQNAMALLKEAFFLNTLTLPQNGPEMTAYEVGQRIQEYIRQASPIFEPLEDEDNGQMCEATFDLMLRAGAFGRPEEIPQSLRGADIGFRFESPLHDAIEKQKGQKMMEAIGLLGQVLPVDPTAAAQIDFKTAFRDALSSVGMPAKWLRSEDEADAIVEGQQEQQQAQALLEDLSAGAQVATQVGEANQAMAA